One genomic window of Clostridioides sp. ES-S-0054-01 includes the following:
- a CDS encoding electron transfer flavoprotein subunit beta/FixA family protein: MEILTCIKQVPGTTSVEVDETTGVLKRDGVDSKMNPYDLYALETALRIKQKKGANLKVLSMGPPQAKKVIKESFMMGADEGALISDRRFGGADVLATSYTISQGIKKMGRVDLIICGKQTTDGDTAQVGPEVAEFLDIPHVTNVTKLIDVKDESIVVEIDMPNDLQVCEIEYPCLITVEKDIFQPRLPSFKLKLDTKDRKIPVYSLDDFEDKDENNYGLNGSPTQVVRIFPPKPNTDKNIVRGNADELSSALVNKLEELKLV; encoded by the coding sequence ATGGAAATTTTGACATGTATTAAACAAGTGCCTGGAACAACTTCAGTAGAAGTTGATGAAACTACAGGAGTACTAAAGAGAGATGGAGTAGATTCAAAAATGAATCCTTATGACTTATATGCTTTAGAAACAGCACTTAGAATAAAACAAAAGAAAGGAGCTAATCTAAAAGTACTTAGCATGGGTCCTCCTCAAGCAAAGAAGGTAATTAAAGAAAGCTTTATGATGGGAGCTGATGAAGGAGCATTAATAAGTGATAGGAGATTTGGAGGGGCAGATGTATTGGCTACTTCTTATACCATATCACAAGGTATTAAGAAGATGGGAAGAGTAGACTTGATAATTTGTGGAAAACAAACTACTGATGGTGATACAGCACAGGTTGGACCTGAAGTAGCTGAGTTTTTAGATATACCTCATGTTACTAATGTTACAAAATTAATTGATGTTAAAGATGAAAGTATAGTTGTTGAAATAGATATGCCAAATGATTTACAAGTATGTGAGATTGAATATCCATGTTTAATAACTGTAGAAAAAGATATTTTTCAACCAAGACTACCTTCATTTAAATTAAAATTAGATACTAAAGATAGAAAAATACCTGTATATAGCCTAGATGATTTTGAAGATAAAGACGAAAATAATTATGGGCTCAATGGTTCTCCTACTCAAGTTGTAAGAATATTTCCTCCAAAGCCAAACACAGATAAAAATATTGTGAGAGGAAATGCAGATGAACTAAGTTCTGCGCTTGTAAATAAATTAGAGGAATTAAAATTAGTGTAA
- a CDS encoding electron transfer flavoprotein subunit alpha, with the protein MSKIVVNQDKITDLKGVLEICPFGAIEEKSGIVEISAGCKMCKLCVKSGPKGAFEFIESSKVQLNKDEWRGVAVYVEHHNGNIHPVTYELIGKAREMASKIKQPVYCVFVGKDIRDKCSNLISYGVDEVFIYDEDEFKDFRIEPYSKAIENFINKIKPTIMLVGGTTLGRSLAPRLAARFRTGLTADCTILDIQSNTDLDQIRPAFGGNIMAHINTPNNRPQFATVRYKIFSVPEKVENATGKVTLCEIEKNELKSKIKVLSVKEKNKEVGLEEAEVIIVASRAIKKQEDMEMIYKLADKLNAQVAGTRPVIEAGWIDAKRQIGLSGRTVKPKLIITCGVSGAVQFVAGMQGADYIVAINKDDKAPILDVAHLALIGDIYDIIPKLIEKIENKKDDNQNYIASAAK; encoded by the coding sequence ATGTCAAAGATAGTTGTAAATCAAGATAAAATAACTGACTTAAAGGGAGTATTAGAAATATGTCCTTTTGGGGCTATAGAAGAAAAGTCAGGTATAGTAGAGATAAGTGCTGGCTGTAAGATGTGTAAGTTATGTGTCAAAAGTGGACCAAAAGGTGCATTTGAATTTATAGAGAGTAGTAAAGTACAACTTAATAAAGATGAATGGAGGGGAGTTGCAGTATATGTTGAACATCACAATGGAAATATACATCCTGTAACGTATGAGCTTATAGGTAAGGCTCGTGAGATGGCATCAAAAATAAAACAACCTGTGTATTGTGTGTTTGTGGGAAAAGACATAAGAGATAAGTGCAGTAATTTAATTTCTTATGGTGTGGATGAGGTATTTATATATGATGAAGATGAATTTAAAGATTTTAGAATAGAACCATATTCAAAAGCAATAGAAAACTTCATAAATAAAATAAAACCAACAATAATGTTAGTTGGTGGAACTACACTAGGTAGGTCATTGGCTCCAAGACTTGCTGCTAGATTTAGAACAGGTCTTACAGCAGATTGTACAATACTTGATATTCAATCAAATACAGATTTAGACCAAATAAGACCTGCTTTTGGCGGAAATATAATGGCTCATATAAATACACCAAATAATAGACCACAATTTGCAACTGTAAGGTATAAAATATTTTCAGTACCAGAAAAAGTAGAAAATGCAACGGGTAAAGTAACATTATGTGAAATAGAAAAAAATGAGTTGAAATCTAAGATTAAAGTACTAAGTGTAAAAGAAAAAAATAAAGAAGTGGGTCTTGAAGAAGCTGAAGTAATAATAGTAGCGAGTAGAGCAATAAAAAAACAAGAAGATATGGAGATGATATATAAATTAGCTGATAAGTTAAATGCTCAAGTTGCAGGAACAAGACCTGTAATAGAAGCAGGTTGGATAGATGCTAAAAGACAAATAGGTCTTAGTGGTAGAACTGTAAAGCCTAAGCTTATAATAACTTGTGGTGTATCTGGAGCTGTTCAATTTGTTGCAGGGATGCAGGGTGCTGACTATATAGTAGCCATAAATAAAGATGATAAGGCACCTATACTTGATGTAGCACATCTAGCCTTAATAGGAGATATTTACGATATTATTCCTAAATTGATTGAAAAGATAGAAAATAAAAAAGATGATAATCAAAATTATATAGCATCAGCAGCTAAATAG